A genomic window from Magnetovibrio sp. PR-2 includes:
- a CDS encoding tetratricopeptide repeat protein, whose amino-acid sequence MVQLKTILKTMAVGLVLFTAPLAGSAAWAGDVPVTKADVERAANAGEFDKAYELLVQLAESGNAQAQGFLAYVLAEGEWGVPVDEVQAKSWMEKALSQNDAFAHLMLALTNDPDSVDFYTDDPSIIKIDDWKRSMRIAAENGHPYAQNELGEWARLKRETNVALEWYRKATGENRDFYAANYYSSKSWALQPSEYRIHDLMRVRGGGNPRGYLALSIAFAWGMGTEKNYRLAQQYRYMAAFLGEAVDDRTIRIIEYHLTQEEQKAQFRVAYDLFSTWFRNPATYAGQAAAVCINNNDFNSVCLKHTLDDHRECAVAYTLWSFNQVIEFPAYLQCRLTRLKKHYS is encoded by the coding sequence ATGGTTCAGTTGAAGACAATTTTGAAAACGATGGCCGTGGGCTTGGTTTTGTTCACGGCTCCCCTTGCCGGGTCTGCGGCTTGGGCTGGCGATGTGCCTGTGACCAAGGCAGACGTGGAACGCGCGGCGAATGCGGGGGAGTTCGACAAGGCTTATGAACTGCTGGTGCAACTGGCCGAAAGCGGCAACGCCCAGGCGCAGGGGTTTTTGGCGTATGTGTTGGCTGAGGGTGAATGGGGTGTGCCTGTAGATGAGGTGCAGGCGAAATCCTGGATGGAGAAAGCGCTGTCCCAAAATGATGCATTTGCACATTTGATGCTGGCTTTGACAAACGATCCAGACTCCGTCGATTTTTACACGGATGACCCAAGCATCATAAAAATTGATGATTGGAAACGCAGCATGCGCATTGCCGCGGAGAACGGCCATCCGTATGCCCAAAACGAACTTGGAGAGTGGGCGCGTTTGAAGCGTGAGACAAATGTGGCCTTAGAGTGGTATCGAAAGGCAACGGGCGAAAATCGGGACTTTTATGCTGCCAATTATTACTCATCAAAGAGCTGGGCTTTACAGCCTTCAGAATATCGAATTCATGATTTGATGCGAGTGCGAGGCGGAGGGAATCCTCGGGGATACCTTGCTTTGTCCATCGCGTTTGCCTGGGGTATGGGGACAGAGAAAAACTATCGATTGGCGCAGCAGTATCGTTATATGGCAGCGTTTTTGGGTGAGGCCGTTGATGATCGAACAATTCGCATCATTGAATATCACCTGACGCAAGAAGAGCAAAAAGCCCAGTTTAGGGTTGCATACGACTTGTTTAGTACGTGGTTTCGAAATCCTGCGACGTATGCTGGGCAAGCAGCCGCAGTCTGCATCAACAACAATGATTTCAATTCGGTTTGCTTGAAACACACACTCGATGATCACAGGGAATGTGCTGTTGCATATACACTGTGGTCGTTCAATCAAGTGATCGAATTCCCTGCATATCTTCAATGCAGACTGACGCGACTTAAAAAACACTATTCCTAA
- the tldD gene encoding metalloprotease TldD, translating to MSFTATTTNLFFERTGMDRDRVCSIVGDALGQADDGELYLEYRQSESLLFDDGQLKSANFDTAQGFGLRAVSGETAGYAHATELSEDAIKRAGQTVQSVCKGQGGTLAEPPQGTNVKLYGDVNPLNAMAFDVKVKLLSEIDAYVRGKDERVKQVSVSLAGNWQAIEVVRPGGAVASDVRPLVRINISVVVEQSGRMESGSYGAGGRAEYDNWVTPEQWQHIADEALRQAIVNLDSVPAPAGEMTVVLGPGWPGVLLHEAVGHGLEGDFNRKKTSAFSGLLGERVASKGVTVVDNGTIEGRRGSLTIDDEGTPTNNTVLIEDGILKGFMQDRMNARLMGESSTGNGRRQSYAHAPVPRMTNTYMLDGDKDPHEILASVKNGLYAVNFGGGQVDITSGKYVFSCTEAYMVEDGKVTAPVKGATLIGSGPEDLKRISMIGNDSKLDTGIGMCGKDGQSVPVGVGQPTMRIENLTVGGTAA from the coding sequence ATGTCCTTTACCGCCACCACGACCAACTTGTTTTTCGAACGCACCGGAATGGACCGCGACCGGGTGTGCTCGATTGTGGGGGACGCACTGGGGCAAGCCGACGACGGTGAGCTGTATTTGGAATACCGCCAGTCCGAAAGCCTATTGTTTGACGACGGGCAGCTGAAGTCTGCGAACTTCGACACGGCGCAAGGTTTTGGGCTGCGTGCGGTTTCCGGCGAAACGGCTGGCTATGCGCACGCGACGGAGCTGTCAGAAGACGCCATCAAACGTGCAGGCCAAACGGTTCAGTCGGTCTGTAAGGGCCAAGGCGGCACCCTAGCCGAACCGCCCCAAGGAACCAACGTGAAACTTTATGGCGACGTCAACCCGCTGAACGCCATGGCGTTTGACGTGAAGGTCAAGCTGCTCAGCGAAATCGACGCCTATGTGCGGGGCAAGGACGAACGGGTGAAACAAGTCTCCGTCTCGCTTGCGGGAAACTGGCAGGCCATTGAAGTCGTGCGCCCCGGCGGCGCGGTGGCGTCCGACGTGCGGCCACTGGTGCGCATCAATATCTCCGTCGTGGTGGAACAAAGCGGGCGCATGGAAAGTGGATCGTACGGCGCGGGTGGTCGGGCCGAATACGACAACTGGGTCACCCCTGAACAATGGCAACACATCGCCGACGAAGCGCTGCGCCAAGCCATTGTGAACTTAGATAGTGTACCCGCACCGGCTGGTGAAATGACCGTGGTGTTGGGGCCGGGCTGGCCGGGCGTGTTGTTGCACGAAGCGGTGGGCCATGGCTTAGAAGGCGACTTCAACCGCAAAAAGACGTCGGCCTTTTCAGGCTTGCTGGGCGAACGCGTGGCGTCCAAAGGCGTCACGGTGGTCGACAATGGCACCATCGAAGGGCGTCGCGGCTCGCTCACCATTGACGATGAAGGCACGCCGACGAACAACACGGTGCTGATCGAAGACGGCATCTTGAAAGGCTTCATGCAAGACCGCATGAACGCGCGCCTGATGGGCGAAAGTTCGACGGGCAATGGACGGCGTCAAAGCTATGCTCACGCACCTGTGCCGCGCATGACTAACACATACATGCTCGACGGCGACAAGGACCCGCACGAAATTTTGGCGTCCGTGAAGAACGGTCTTTATGCTGTCAACTTCGGCGGCGGCCAAGTGGACATCACGTCCGGCAAATACGTGTTCAGCTGCACCGAAGCTTATATGGTCGAAGACGGCAAAGTCACGGCTCCGGTCAAAGGTGCCACATTGATCGGCAGCGGGCCGGAAGACTTAAAACGCATTTCCATGATCGGCAACGACAGCAAGTTGGACACCGGCATCGGCATGTGCGGCAAGGACGGCCAAAGTGTCCCCGTCGGCGTCGGCCAACCCACCATGCGCATCGAAAACCTCACGGTCGGCGGCACGGCGGCTTAA
- the metZ gene encoding O-succinylhomoserine sulfhydrylase: protein MSTDKTKTDTSSWRPATRQVRGGIDRTPFGETSEALFMTSGFVYDSAEQAERSFTGDEDHYVYSRYANPTLTIFEDRLAAIEGAKYCKGTASGMAAVFGALAPHLKAGDRIVAAQALFGACYHVIANILPQWDIQAEFVDGTDLDAWAKALSTPAQAVFLETPSNPALSIIDIAAVSELAHKAGALVVVDNAFASTVLQHPLELGADVVTYSATKHIDGQGRSLGGAILSNNEDYLENTVAPFLRQTGPALSPFNAWVLIKGMETLELRVSRQCENALAVAEFLATQDAIEEVIYPGLASHPQHELALKQMSGKGGTIVAFHVKGGKEEAFKLMNALEIIDISNNLGDVKSLITHPATTTHQKMSAQEQLAAGIRPGTVRLSVGIEDKLDLIQDLASSLE, encoded by the coding sequence ATGAGCACCGACAAGACCAAAACCGACACCTCTTCGTGGCGTCCCGCCACCCGCCAAGTGCGCGGTGGCATTGATCGCACGCCGTTTGGTGAAACGTCCGAAGCTTTGTTCATGACCTCGGGCTTCGTTTACGACAGTGCAGAGCAGGCTGAACGATCCTTCACGGGTGATGAAGACCATTACGTCTATTCCCGTTACGCCAACCCGACCCTAACCATTTTCGAAGACCGCTTGGCTGCCATCGAAGGCGCGAAGTACTGCAAAGGCACCGCCAGCGGCATGGCTGCGGTGTTCGGCGCGCTGGCTCCGCACCTGAAGGCCGGGGACCGCATCGTTGCCGCCCAAGCTTTGTTCGGCGCGTGCTATCACGTCATCGCCAACATCTTGCCCCAATGGGACATCCAGGCTGAATTCGTAGACGGCACGGACTTAGACGCCTGGGCCAAGGCGCTCAGCACACCGGCTCAAGCCGTGTTCTTGGAAACGCCGTCCAACCCGGCGCTGTCCATCATCGATATCGCCGCCGTGTCCGAGCTGGCCCACAAAGCCGGTGCTTTGGTGGTGGTGGACAACGCCTTTGCCTCGACCGTGTTGCAACACCCCTTGGAATTGGGTGCGGACGTGGTGACCTATTCCGCCACCAAACACATTGACGGCCAAGGACGCTCCTTAGGCGGTGCGATTTTGTCCAACAACGAAGATTACCTAGAAAACACCGTCGCCCCATTTTTGCGCCAAACCGGACCGGCCCTCAGCCCTTTTAACGCCTGGGTCCTGATCAAAGGCATGGAAACGTTGGAACTACGCGTTTCGCGCCAGTGTGAAAACGCTTTGGCGGTGGCCGAGTTCCTCGCCACCCAAGACGCCATCGAAGAAGTGATCTATCCGGGACTGGCTTCTCATCCACAGCACGAGTTGGCCCTGAAGCAAATGTCCGGCAAAGGCGGCACCATCGTGGCCTTCCATGTCAAAGGCGGCAAAGAAGAAGCGTTTAAGCTGATGAACGCCCTGGAAATCATCGATATTTCCAACAATCTGGGCGACGTCAAAAGCTTGATCACCCACCCGGCGACAACCACGCACCAGAAAATGAGCGCCCAAGAACAGCTCGCGGCCGGCATTCGCCCCGGTACCGTGAGATTGTCCGTTGGCATCGAAGATAAGCTAGACTTAATCCAGGATTTAGCCAGCTCTTTAGAATAA
- a CDS encoding chemotaxis protein CheB, protein MGASAGGLEAIQAFFKTLPAQTGLSFVIVQHLSPDYKSLMDELIAKITPIPVRIAEDGALVERDTIYLIPPKKNMRIEEGCLSLMDQNRNQQTVNLPIDIFLASLAQDSKSQSIAMILSGTGSDGTRGSRAIKEAGGMVMVQEPGNAKFDGMPKNAISGGFPDFILPIENMAHQLMSYVKHPNTTLKTKSGALLEEKTGITRLFSLLREKSKIDFTYYKPNTVSRRIARRMTVNQLEDLNDYITLVERNSSELNTLFRELLIGVTSFFRDPELFAMLESKWLPEALEKAKGREFRIWISGVSTGEEAYSFAILCNEIVEKFDQPVDIKIFATDIDQDAIFFASNGIYPESITADVPSHLLNKYFFRHAESFKVSRALREMVVFAKHDLIKDPAFTNIDLVSCRNVLIYFQQPLQQKVVDTFNFSLRPEAILVLGPSETTGTAEKLFACLDNRWKVFRSRGQKSASPNTGAFSGGRMSLTNGFLGRQTAHATVEEDRVLARLMDVVGTDYLPFSMIVNESNELIYVFGESSSYLNPPTGRVINDVSKSVIRDLAIPLATGLTKVFNSRSEQTFSNIVIKSGPGERVSVNMRIKPLPDQKGKEQLAAVFIESTALKPAEPGKEIDTTTYDASQESQQRITDLEQELQFTRENLQATIEELETSNEELQATNEELLASNEELQSTNEELQSVNEELFTVNAEHQSKIMELTELNNDLHNFMNSGNVITLFLDEQLNVRRFTDNALKVWSLTEHDVGRPFDHLAQNLSGANLVDLVERANRTGETINQEVHTAHDSEIYLLTLQPYVVSESTRTGVVMSLSNITALKQAQDNEQRALERAKEEAEKSNDAKSNFLAAMSHDLRTPLNAVIGYSESILHEVFGPMEHEKYGDYIRIIHNSGYLLLSLVNDILDISKIEAGEYAITRSPCNMGELVEQSATLIQPNAKEKKIDVKFEIPGDLPPFDVDARALTQVFNNLFNNAVKYTGIEGTITAKVYQQGEAAVVEIIDTGIGMDEDQLRSAFEPFRNSTAAVASTEKGTGLGLYLCKRLMDMHGGTIELTSTPNNGLTATLHFPQNIVT, encoded by the coding sequence ATGGGTGCATCCGCTGGCGGACTAGAAGCCATTCAAGCCTTTTTCAAGACACTCCCGGCTCAAACCGGGCTGTCTTTCGTGATCGTTCAGCACCTTTCCCCGGACTATAAAAGCTTGATGGATGAGCTGATCGCCAAGATCACGCCGATCCCCGTGCGCATTGCCGAAGACGGCGCACTTGTGGAACGCGACACCATCTATTTGATCCCGCCCAAAAAGAACATGCGGATCGAAGAAGGTTGCCTGTCTTTGATGGATCAAAACCGCAATCAACAAACCGTCAACCTGCCCATCGATATTTTCTTGGCATCCTTGGCCCAAGACTCAAAAAGCCAGTCCATCGCCATGATCCTATCGGGAACGGGTTCCGACGGCACCCGCGGGTCACGCGCCATCAAAGAAGCCGGCGGCATGGTTATGGTGCAAGAACCCGGCAACGCCAAATTCGACGGCATGCCGAAAAACGCCATTTCGGGCGGCTTCCCGGATTTTATCCTGCCCATCGAAAACATGGCGCATCAGTTGATGTCCTATGTCAAACACCCCAACACCACGCTGAAAACCAAAAGCGGGGCGTTGTTGGAAGAAAAAACCGGCATCACACGCTTGTTCTCTTTGCTGCGTGAAAAAAGTAAAATCGACTTTACCTATTACAAGCCCAACACGGTGTCCCGCCGCATCGCCCGGCGCATGACGGTCAACCAGTTGGAAGACTTGAACGACTACATCACCTTGGTTGAGCGCAATTCGTCCGAGCTCAATACCCTGTTCCGCGAACTGTTGATCGGCGTCACGAGCTTTTTCCGCGATCCGGAATTGTTTGCCATGCTGGAAAGCAAATGGCTGCCCGAAGCGCTGGAGAAGGCAAAGGGGCGCGAATTCCGCATCTGGATTTCCGGTGTCTCTACGGGTGAGGAAGCCTACAGCTTTGCCATCTTGTGTAACGAGATCGTCGAAAAATTCGACCAACCCGTCGACATCAAAATCTTCGCCACCGACATTGACCAAGATGCCATTTTCTTTGCCAGCAACGGCATCTATCCCGAAAGCATCACCGCCGACGTTCCGTCCCATTTGCTGAACAAATACTTCTTCCGCCATGCGGAAAGTTTCAAGGTCTCCCGCGCGCTGCGCGAAATGGTGGTGTTCGCCAAACACGATTTGATCAAAGACCCCGCCTTTACCAACATCGACTTGGTGAGCTGTCGCAACGTCTTGATCTATTTCCAACAGCCCTTGCAGCAAAAGGTTGTCGATACGTTCAACTTCTCCCTGCGTCCCGAAGCCATATTGGTCCTAGGCCCCAGCGAAACCACAGGCACGGCAGAAAAACTGTTTGCCTGTTTGGACAACCGCTGGAAAGTGTTCCGTTCGCGTGGACAGAAGTCGGCATCTCCCAATACGGGCGCTTTTTCCGGCGGGCGCATGAGCCTCACCAATGGTTTTTTGGGTCGCCAAACGGCTCATGCCACGGTTGAAGAAGACCGCGTGCTGGCGCGTTTGATGGATGTGGTCGGCACAGACTATCTGCCGTTTTCCATGATTGTGAACGAGTCTAACGAACTGATTTATGTGTTCGGAGAATCGTCCAGCTACCTCAATCCGCCCACAGGACGGGTCATCAACGACGTCTCGAAAAGCGTTATCCGCGATCTCGCCATTCCTTTGGCAACGGGCTTGACCAAGGTCTTCAACTCGCGTTCCGAACAGACGTTTTCCAACATCGTGATCAAGTCCGGACCGGGCGAGCGCGTTTCGGTCAACATGAGGATCAAGCCCCTGCCCGACCAAAAGGGCAAAGAACAGCTGGCGGCAGTCTTCATCGAAAGCACAGCTCTCAAGCCCGCCGAGCCGGGCAAGGAAATCGACACCACGACCTATGACGCCAGTCAGGAATCGCAACAACGCATCACGGATCTGGAACAAGAGCTTCAGTTCACCCGCGAAAACCTGCAGGCCACCATCGAAGAGCTGGAAACGTCCAACGAAGAATTGCAGGCCACCAACGAAGAACTTCTGGCCAGCAACGAAGAGCTTCAAAGCACCAACGAAGAATTGCAATCGGTGAACGAAGAGCTGTTCACCGTCAACGCCGAACACCAAAGTAAGATCATGGAGCTCACCGAGCTCAACAACGATCTGCACAACTTCATGAATTCTGGCAACGTCATCACCTTGTTCTTAGACGAACAGCTGAACGTACGCCGCTTCACGGATAATGCTTTGAAAGTCTGGAGTCTAACTGAACACGACGTCGGACGTCCCTTCGATCACTTGGCGCAGAATTTATCAGGCGCGAACTTGGTCGATTTGGTCGAACGCGCCAACCGCACGGGCGAAACCATCAATCAAGAAGTTCACACCGCACACGACAGTGAAATCTATCTGCTGACGCTTCAGCCCTATGTGGTTTCTGAATCAACCCGCACAGGCGTGGTCATGAGCTTGAGCAACATCACGGCACTGAAACAAGCCCAAGACAACGAACAACGCGCACTGGAACGCGCCAAGGAAGAGGCTGAAAAATCCAACGACGCCAAGTCGAACTTCCTCGCCGCCATGAGCCACGATTTGCGCACACCACTAAACGCCGTGATCGGTTATTCGGAATCCATCCTTCACGAAGTCTTCGGACCCATGGAGCATGAAAAATACGGCGATTATATCCGCATCATCCACAACAGCGGCTATCTGCTGCTGAGCTTGGTCAACGATATTTTGGACATCTCCAAAATCGAAGCGGGCGAATACGCCATCACGCGCTCACCGTGCAATATGGGCGAATTGGTCGAACAAAGTGCGACGCTGATCCAGCCCAATGCCAAAGAAAAGAAAATCGACGTTAAATTCGAAATTCCGGGCGATCTTCCGCCGTTCGATGTCGACGCGCGTGCCTTGACCCAGGTGTTCAACAACCTGTTTAACAACGCTGTGAAATACACCGGCATCGAAGGCACCATCACCGCGAAGGTCTACCAACAAGGCGAGGCCGCCGTTGTCGAAATCATCGATACCGGCATCGGCATGGACGAAGACCAGCTGCGCTCCGCGTTCGAACCCTTCCGCAATTCCACCGCAGCTGTCGCTTCGACGGAAAAAGGCACGG